The following proteins are co-located in the Caloenas nicobarica isolate bCalNic1 chromosome 33, bCalNic1.hap1, whole genome shotgun sequence genome:
- the NABP2 gene encoding SOSS complex subunit B1, whose protein sequence is MSTETLVKDVKPGLKNLNLIFIVLETGRVTKTKDGHEVRTCKVADKTGSINISVWDDVGNLIQPGDIIRLTKGYASVFKGCLTLYTGRGGDLQKIGEFCMVYSEVPNFSEPNPEYMAQQAQSKGAQNESANPAAAQPPPAASPAPDSQNGNGLNPGGPPHPPSAPPHPPSGRITRSQPGHPPGPPPGPVSNGKETRRSGKR, encoded by the exons ATGAGCACCGAGACGCTGGTGAAGGACGTGAAACCGGGGCTGAAGAACCTCAACCTCATCTTCATCGTGCTGGAGACCG ggcGGGTGACCAAGACCAAGGACGGACACGAGGTTCGGACCTGCAAAGTGGCCGATAAGACCGGGAGCATCAACATCTCGGTGTGGGACGACGTGGGGAACCTGATCCAGCCCGGGGACATCATCCGCCTCACCAAGGG TTACGCCTCGGTCTTCAAGGGCTGCCTGACGCTCTACACGGGGCGCGGGGGGGACCTGCAGAAGATCGGCGA GTTCTGCATGGTTTACTCCGAGGTGCCCAACTTCAGCGAACCCAACCCCGAGTACATGGCGCAGCAGGCGCAGAGCAAAGGG GCGCAGAACGAGAGCGCGAACCCGGCCGCCGCGCAGCCCCCCCCGGCGGCGTCCCCAG CCCCTGACAGCCAGAACGGGAACGGGCTGAACCCGGGGGGGCCCCCGCacccccccagcgcccccccgcacccccccagCGGCCGCATCACCCGCAGCCAGCCCGGccacccccccgggcccccccccggccccgtcAGCAACGGCAAAGAGACGCGCAGGAGCGGCAAGAGATAA
- the SLC39A5 gene encoding LOW QUALITY PROTEIN: zinc transporter ZIP5 (The sequence of the model RefSeq protein was modified relative to this genomic sequence to represent the inferred CDS: inserted 1 base in 1 codon), which translates to MGPRGLLLGALGLVTLVAPGAGGDQGPPAGDAAQEHGYYLGQLFGQYGANGTLPSEGLARLLGSLGLGRVRVVQIQHEELGHGHVTHLDLLEVQDDKHRHRHPLAEHGGPPAAAGDDLLGRVLGLEHSGSDHPHHDCLNVTQLLVNFGLGAVSRLTPEQFTLLCPALLYQIDSRVCIRHRDEVTPPPPGGTLWPALGWGLLAVTFVSLPSALAVVLVPLLSRRRFHSLLAFLVALAVGTLCGDALLHLWPHGQGRHQEPAEPGAAVLPGLAVLGGIYLLFLLELLLGTLRCSREATGRSTGETPDGAAGGPAPSQGGAELQHLTAPELELKPHGHPHGHPHGHPHGHPHGHSHGPALPPSPGATDIVWMVVLGDGIHNLMDGLAIGIAFSRSPSLGLSTALAVLCHELPHELGDLAVLLRAGTGPRTLLRLNLLSALLSGLGAAXGAAVGQSAAHVTPWLLTATAGTFLYVALADMLPEVLRGAQGPGGGTWGRFLLQNGGFLLGGGIMLGIALAEGHVRAWLQP; encoded by the exons ATGGGCCCCCGCGGGCTCCTCCTGGGCgccctggggctggtgaccctggTGGccccgggggccgggggggaccAGGGCCCGCCGGCGGGGGACGCGGCGCAGGAGCACGGGTACTACCTGGGGCAGCTGTTCGGGCAGTACGGCGCCAACGGGACGCTGCCCAGCGAGGGGCTGGCGcggctgctgggcagcctggggctgggccgCGTGCGCGTGGTGCAGATCCAGCACGAGGAGCTGGGCCACGGCCACGTCACCcacctggacctgctggaggTGCAGGACGACAAGCACCGGCACCGCCACCCCCTCGCCGAGCACGGCGGG cccccagccgcTGCTGGTGACGA CttgctgggcagggtgctgggcctGGAGCACTCGGGCAGCGACCACCCGCACCATGAT TGCCTGAATGTCACGCAGCTGCTGGTGAATTTTGGGCTGGGCGCCGTGTCGCGGCTCACGCCGGAGCAGTTCACGCTCCTGTGCCCCGCGCTGCTCTACCAGATCGACAGTCGCGTCTGCATCCGGCACCGCGACGAGGTGacgccgccgcccccgggggGGACCCTGTGGCCAG cgctgggctgggggctcctGGCCGTCACCTTCGTCAGCCTCCCGTCCGCCCTGGCCGTCGTCCTGGTCCCGCTGCTGAGCCGCCGCCGCTTCCACTCTTTGCTGGCCTTCCTGGTGGCCCTGGCCGTGGGGACGCTCTGCGGGGACGCGCTGCTGCACCTCTGGCCCCAC GGGCAGGGGCGGCACCAGGAGCCAGCGGAGCCGGGGGCTGCGGTGCTGCCGGGgctggcggtgctggggggcatctacctgctgttcctgctggagctgctgctggggacgcTGCGGTGCAGCCGGGAGGCCACG ggACGCTCCACCGGGGAGACGCCCGATGGGGCCGCGGGGGGCCCGGCACCGTCACAAGGGG GGGCTGAGCTGCAACACCTGACGGCGCCGGAGCTGGAGCTGAAGCCCCACGGACACCCCCACGGACACCCCCACGGACACCCCCACGGACACCCCCACGGACACTCCCacggccccgcgctgccccccagccccggggccacCGACATCGTCTGGATGGTGGTGCTGGGGGACGGGATCCACAACCTGATGGACGGGCTGGCCATCG GCATCGCGTTCTCCCGCAGCCCCTCTCTGGGGCTCAGCACCGCGCTGGCCGTGCTCTGCCATGAGCTGCCCCACGAGCTGG GTGACCTGGCGGTGCTGCTGCGAGCGGGCACGGGCCCCCGCACCCTCCTGCGCCTCAACCTGCTCTCGGCGCTGCTCTCGGGGCTGGGGGCCG GGGGGGCGGCCGTGGGGCAGAGCGCGGCCCACGTCACCCCCTGGCTCCTCACCGCCACCGCCGGCACCTTCCTCTACGTGGCCTTGGCCGACATG CTCCCCGAGGTGCTGCGGGGAGCCCAGGGCCCCGGGGGGGGCACGTGGGGCCGGTTCCTGCTGCAGAACGGGGGGTTCCTGCTGGGCGGCGGCATCATGTTGGGCATCGCGCTCGCCGAGGGACACGTCCGCGCgtggctgcagccctga
- the LOC136000442 gene encoding uncharacterized protein LOC136000442, with amino-acid sequence MLHWVFLFPFFWFLVCFFFFFVLPSYCNGVMCGTRRFSSPYRESVRSQRRSRWGDERFGNRLVPNMGVPASPPVSSVAARPSCCGSSAERKSVSVTKIRYRVFFYFVSFIFKKAAKATPVGALTGQGPPALFVSFTKAETLRTKYGDSSLGLWVIKHISLCVSRRSLFLFFFFFWSRYQTCTLFGKALENLAPGERPLRGIVPFWISGRGDFPFSEQDPPSAPGQDRVPGRRRLPPKSLLLERKKVLPFLHRVPQFRTRINSRNLNSQPSDPSRRRAENWNPKTVYTQLRPSPGGISASLYLRGAGKWVQSPEPASSRAKVVYFSGTWRGPRCHRGEPPPCPVLLEPGRARPSEHTENAAFPSPPPRLGFVILFLLFFFFFLRSITVVFSCFARRREPSSPLALSLRSPRRRKAL; translated from the coding sequence ATGTTGcactgggtttttctttttccgtttttttggtttttggtttgttttttttttttttttgtccttccgAGTTACTGTAACGGCGTCATGTGCGGAACCCGCCGCTTTTCGTCTCCGTATCGCGAGTCCGTTCGAAGCCAAAGACGCAGCCGATGGGGTGACGAGCGTTTTGGGAACCGGCTTGTCCCCAATATGGGGGTCCCAGCGTCCCCCCCCGTGTCCTCGGTGGCCGCTCGACCCTCGTGCTGCGGCTCCTCCGCAGAGAGAAAAAGCGTTTCCGTAACCAAAATAAGATATCGcgtctttttttattttgtctcgtttatttttaaaaaagccgCGAAGGCGACTCCTGTCGGGGCGCTCACCGGGCAGGGCCCCCCCGCGCTCTTCGTTTCTTTTACCAAAGCTGAAACTCTTAGAACCAAATACGGAGATTCCAGTCTTGGCCTTTGGGTGATAAAGCACATTTCCCTTTGCGTTTCGCGGaggagtttatttttattttttttttttttttggtcccgTTACCAAACCTGCACTTTGTTCGGTAAAGCACTCGAGAATTTGGCGCCGGGGGAGCGGCCGCTCCGGGGAATTGTCCCTTTTTGGATCTCTGGGCGGGGGGATTTTCCCTTTTCGGAGCAGGACCCTCCCTCGGCGCCGGGACAGGATCGCGTCCCCGGCCGACGGCGtctcccccccaaatcccttttgcttgaaagaaagaaagtgtTACCCTTTCTGCACCGAGTACCTCAGTTCAGAACCAGAATAAACTCACGAAACTTGAATTCCCAGCCGTCAGACCCCTCGCGGCGTCGGGCCGAGAACTGGAACCCCAAGACTGTTTACAcgcagctccggccctcgcCGGGGGGGATTTCGGCGTCGCTTTATCTCCGCGGGGCAGGAAAATGGGTCCAAAGTCCTGAGCCGGCGTCTTCAAGGGCTaaagtggtttatttttcaggcaCGTGGAGGGGACCGAGGTGTCACCGGGGGGAACCCCCCCCGTGCCCCGTTTTGCTTGAACCAGGGCGAGCGCGTCCCTCGGAGcacacagaaaatgctgcttttccttcgCCACCCCCCCGCTTGGGTTttgttatattatttttattatttttttttttttttcttcggaGTATTACCGTGGTTTTCAGTTGCTTCGCACGGAGAAGAGAACCGAGCTCTCCCTTGGCCTTGTCCCTGCGCTCGCCGCGACGCCGAAAAGCTCTGTGA
- the RNF41 gene encoding E3 ubiquitin-protein ligase NRDP1, which translates to MGYDVARFQGDVDEDLICPICSGVLEEPVQAPHCEHAFCNACITQWFSQQQTCPVDRSVVTVAHLRPVPRIMRNMLSKLQITCDNAVFGCTAVVRLDNLMSHLNDCEHNPKRPVTCEQGCGLEMPKDELPNHNCVKHLRSVVQQQQTRIAELEKTSAEHKHQLAEQKRDIQLLKACMRAIRSVNPNLQNLEETIEYNEILEWVNSLQPARVTRWGGMISTPDAVLQAVIKRSLVESGCPTSIINELIENAHERNWPQGLATLETRQMNRRYYENYVAKRIPGKQAVVVMACENQHMGEDMVLEPGLVMIFAHGVEEI; encoded by the exons ATGGGGTATGATGTAGCGCGTTTTCAGGGGGACGTGGACGAAGACCTGATCTGCCCCATCTGCAGCGGGGTCCTGGAGGAGCCCGTTCAG GCCCCGCACTGCGAACACGCCTTCTGCAATGCCTGCATCACCCAGTGGTTCTCGCAGCAGCAGACGTGCCCCGTGGACCGCAGCGTGGTGACCGTCGCCCACCTGCGCCCCGTCCCGCGGATCATGCGGAACATGCTCTCCAAGCTGCAGATCACCTGCGACAACGCCGTTTTCGGCTGCACGGCCGTCGTGCGGCTCGACAACCTCATGTCTCACCTCAACGACTGCGAGCACAACCCCAAGCGCCCGGTGACATGCGAGCAGGGATGCGG CTTGGAAATGCCCAAGGATGAGCTGCCGAACCACAACTGCGTCAAACACCTGCGATCcgtggtgcagcagcagcagacgaGGATTGCCGAGCTGGAAAAGACCTCGGCGGAGCACAAGCACCAGCTGGCCGAGCAG AAGCGGGACATCCAGCTGCTGAAGGCTTGCATGCGCGCCATCCGCAGCGTCAACCCCAACCTGCAGAACCTGGAGGAGACCATCGAGTACAATGAGATCCTGGA GTGGGTGAACTCCCTGCAGCCGGCACGGGTGACACGGTGGGGCGGGATGATCTCCACGCCGGACGCGGTGCTGCAGGCCGTCATCAAGCGCTCGCTGGTGGAGAGCGGCTGCCCCACGTCCATCATCAACGAGCTGATCGAGAACGCGCATGAGCGGAACTGGCCGCAGGGCCTGGCCACGCTGGAGACGCGGCAGATGAACCGGCGCTACTACGAGAACTATGTGGCCAAGCGCATCCCCGGCAAGCAGGCGGTGGTGGTGATGGCCTGCGAGAACCAGCACATGGGCGAGGACATGGTGCTGGAGCCGGGGCTCGTCATGATCTTTGCGCACGGAGTGGAGGAGATTTAA